The following coding sequences are from one Nicotiana tomentosiformis chromosome 3, ASM39032v3, whole genome shotgun sequence window:
- the LOC138907788 gene encoding uncharacterized protein, protein MAVSLRNGRDLDLEQEMARESRPIETLVPVPIEIDDSTALTKVMVQHAPAETIKEKEVAKETKSEQEKAAETVPEQLQNQSTLKKRLPAPFPQRLAKYQKDEQYKKFLEMLKQIQKFDFQDLAMVTLTQTCSAVVTRPIAEKLSDPGSFTIPCTIGNYAFAKALCDLGASINLMPLTICKRLGIGRARPTSMLLQLADWTVKMPSGIIDDVLVQVGKFVFPADFVILDCRVDEEIPIILGRPFLATGRALIDCETGELKMRLNDEEITFNVQKYMWRPSEFANCSMIEAVDVILEEEDETLNAKDPLAACLMNLEEMNGENLTEWVLALEGRGYWKRELEFEPLHLEERKIPPAKPLIEEPPQLELKPLPFHLRYAFLGPKSTLPIIISSSLLDVQEE, encoded by the exons ATGGCAGTAAGTCTACGAAATGGTAGAGACTTAGATCTGGAGCAAGAGATGGCTCGCGAAAGCCGGCCTATTGAAACACTTGTGCCTGTACCCATCGAGATAGATGACTCAACTGCGTTAACAAAGGTGATGGTGCAACATGCGCCAGCCGAAACAATCAAGGAAAAAGAAGTCGCGAAGGAAACTAAGTCAGAGCAAGAGAAGGCAGCAGAAACAGTGCCAGAGCAGCTTCAAAATCAAAGCACATTAAAGAAGCGGCTTCCAGCACCCTTCCCCcaaagattggccaaatatcaaaaagatgagcaatataagaaattcttggagatgttgaagcaaattcag aagttcgactttcaagacttggccatGGTTACACTGACTCAGACATGTAGTGCTGTTGTGACAAGACCAATAGCTGAGAAGTTATCTGatccagggagtttcacaatcccatgcacaataggcaactatgcgtttgctaaggcactttgtgatttgggggcaagcataaacttgatgcccttgactATCTGCAAAAGGTTAGGTATTGGAAGAGCTAGACCCACGTCTATGTTGTTACAGCTGGCTGACTGGACAGTGAAGATGCCCTCTGGTATCAttgatgatgtattagtacaGGTGGGGAAGTTTGTTTtcccagcagattttgtcattttagactgccgggttgacgaggagatccccataattttgggaaggccattcttggccactgggagagccctaattgattgtgaaactggagAGCTAAAGATGAGATTGAACGATGAAGAGATAACGTTTAATGTGCAAAAATATATGTGGCGACCTAGTGAGTTTGCTAACTGCTCTATGATAGAAGCTGTGGATGTGatcttggaggaggaagatgagactctgaatgcaaaagaccctctagcagcatgtcttatgaacttagaagaaatGAATGGTGAAAACTTGACAGAGTGGGTTTTGGCCCTTGAAGGGCgagggtactggaaaagagagctcgaattcgagccCTTACACTTGGAAGAAAGAAAAATACCTCCAGCTAAGCCGTTAATtgaagagccaccacagttggaactAAAACCGTTACCTTttcacctcaggtatgctttcttgggacctaaatccactttacctattattatctcatccagtttgttagatgtgcaagAAGAATAA